One segment of Brassica napus cultivar Da-Ae chromosome C3, Da-Ae, whole genome shotgun sequence DNA contains the following:
- the LOC111204133 gene encoding uncharacterized protein LOC111204133 — translation MSNKRDVHPRLETTMGFSRSRSDAPLSCRAYHTSCPVLSPSVLIEEAEVGERIIKFETGFIATRTKGSVILKDGGMVILATICSRRKANQPFKLMGDYREDPSARCEMPTWLGRCYAMGKAMWISDLQSSYSLDKTTYGNDSSGLFHGFVSNGK, via the exons ATGTCCAACAAGCGTGATGTTCATCCTCGGCTTGAGACAACAATGGGATTTTCAAGGTCCAGATCGGATGCTCCTCTCAGTTGCAGGGCTTACCATACTTCTTGTCCTGTCCTTTCTCCGAGTGTCCTTATCGAGGAAGCTGAAGTTGGAGAGAGGATTATAAAGTTTGAAACAGGCTTTATTGCTACTCGGACAAAAGGATCGGTAATACTGAAAGATGGTGGCATGGTGATTCTCGCAACCATATGCTCCCGTAGGAAAGCTAATCAACCGTTTAAGCTGATG GGAGACTACCGTGAAGATCCAAGTGCCAGATGTGAAATGCCAACTTGGCTTGGTCGATGCTATGCCATGGGAAAGGCTATGTGGATCTCTGATTTACAGAGCTCTTACTCCCTTGATAAGACCACATATGGGAATGACAGTTCAG GTTTGTTCCACGGCTTTGTCAGTAATGGGAAATAG
- the LOC125583477 gene encoding cytochrome P450 97B3, chloroplastic-like — protein MAAMSFFSAAPSSSFHGGGLPVGRSDPCLFGFYPQTGNSQRPSLSIRCQSTNTKEPKRSCNILDNASNLFRNLLSGGSLGSIPTAEGAVSDLFGKPLFLSLYDWFMEHGGVYKLAFGPKAFVVISDPIVAACP, from the exons ATGGCAGCCATGTCTTTCTTTTCCGCTGCCCCTTCGAGCTCCTTCCATGGTGGTGGTCTTCCTGTGGGTAGGAGCGATCCCTGCCTCTTCGGTTTCTACCCTCAAACTGGAAATTCACAGAGACCCTCTCTTTCCATCAG GTGCCAATCAACTAATACCAAAGAGCCAAAGCGTAGTTGTAATATTCTGGACAATGCGAGCAACCTTTTTAGAAACCTGTTAAGCGGTGGAAGTTTGGGTTCAATTCCCACTGCTGAAGGAGCTGTCTCTGATTTGTTTGGGAAGCCTCTCTTCTTATCCCTCTACGACTGGTTCATGGAG CATGGAGGAGTTTACAAACTTGCGTTTGGTCCAAAGGCATTTGTTGTCATCTCTGATCCTATTGTTGCGGCATGTCCTTAG
- the LOC106387237 gene encoding auxin-responsive protein SAUR72: protein MEAKKNKIREIVKLQQILKKWRKVAQASKQANDNKINNEEDISNINKTGSGSGSKSIKFLKRTLSFPDVTAVPKGYLAVSVGKEEKRYKIPTEYLSHQAFQALLPEAEEEFGFQQAGVLKIPCEVAVFESILMIMEDNKTDPYLPTQECRFNATTTEEVISYRNPSDCPKTPSHQPLSPMCR, encoded by the coding sequence ATGGAAgccaagaaaaacaaaatcagagAAATCGTAAAGCTTCAACAAATCCTCAAGAAATGGCGAAAAGTCGCTCAGGCATCAAAACAAGCTAACGACAACAAGATTAACAACGAGGAAGACATCAGCAACATCAACAAAACTGGAAGTGGAAGTGGAAGTAAGAGCATCAAGTTTCTGAAGAGAACACTCTCCTTCCCAGATGTAACAGCTGTTCCTAAAGGTTACCTAGCTGTCTCGGTGGGGAAGGAGGAGAAGAGATACAAGATACCAACGGAGTACCTTAGCCACCAAGCTTTCCAGGCGCTGTTGCCTGAGGCAGAAGAAGAGTTTGGGTTTCAACAAGCTGGTGTGCTGAAGATTCCTTGTGAAGTTGCTGTGTTCGAGAGCATTTTGATGATAATGGAGGACAACAAGACTGATCCGTACCTGCCCACACAGGAGTGCAGGTTCAATGCGACGACGACTGAGGAAGTGATAAGTTATCGTAATCCTTCGGATTGCCCTAAGACTCCATCTCATCAACCTCTCAGTCCAATGTgtagatag